Within Runella rosea, the genomic segment GTCTATTTCGCCCGACAAAATTTTTAAAAAAGTGGATTTACCCGCCCCGTTGGCCCCAATAACGCCGTAGCAGTTACCTGGATTAAATTTAATATTTACTTCGTCGAAAAGCACCCGTTTTCCGTAGCGCAACGACACGTTTGATACCGTTATCATTAATGAATTGAAATTTTCTGTAAAAGATGCTGCAAAAATACAAAATTTTCGGGGGAATGCCGATTATAAATATACCTGTTCAATGGCCTTGCTTGTTCTGGCCATCTCCATTGGTCAGCGAAAGAGATAACCCATTTTGGTGACTGGCAGATGATTTATGATTCATCACAAATGCCCCGGCTGTTACAGATTTTTTTGTAGGTTGACGCTTACATCTGGATACAATAAAAATATCTCACTATGTCATGCCAAAACGACACATTGAGACATTGATTTATGACAGGGCCGCCTGCGCGGACGATTCGTTGAGACAATTTTGAGCGTTTATTTGGAAGAGTTTTCAGGATTGATTCTTGTCTCACAAAATGCCCGTTTTATGAGATTGTTTTCACTATATGTATTCTGTATTTATACAACGAATTTATTCGTCAAGCTTGAAATTCATTCGTTGCCCTCGATGAGGCAAAACTCCTGTTAGACACTGTTGATTCACCCCCACCAAATGTGAGATAAAAGCCCTACCTCGTTTCTCAATTCGGTTTCTGAAATCTCAATAGGTCGCTGGAGATTTTCTGAATAGCAATCACAACTTGTGAACAATCGGTCTATTAGCCGTTGAAATTTAGAGTCATGAACAATCTCGTTGTCTCTATCATGCTTCCACTGCTGGAAGAACGCATTTGTGAATTTTTCTACGCTGCTCCCTTTGTTAAGGTAGTTGTCTATAAGCAGTTTGTATTTTTGTTCAGTCATATAAACGTTTAGGATAATTCAATCAAGTCGCCGTTATCAAACATATCCTGCTTATCATAAAATTCATTGTTGAACTGCATTTCTGGCCGCTTTTAAGGCCTGTATTCCAGTCTATTGCCTTTTGTTTTCAGTAGCTGATATTTCAGTGTCCATTCTCACCACTGGCAGTACTACTTTTGTTGGCTAACGAATTTCTTTCTGTTTAATTTTCTTTCCGTGTCTAAAGCCAACCTGTCTTGCTTCATTTCCTACTGACTTTCTAAAATCAACAGCGTCGAGCCCTTGTAAATTTTCCCATACAATATTGATAGGCATATACATGACATCATTAATTCCAATGTCAATATATGGGCAATCTCCGTCGTAATCGATACTGATTTTCCATTGTCCATTTACTTTTTTACGGATTACTTCTCCAACGTAGGCAACTAAGTTGTCATAAATGTCAGTGAGGGCTTTATCAATATCATAAAGTTCTGTCTGTATAGAAACGATGTCCAAACTTTTATAGCTTTTGTCAAGTTGCTTAATATCAATTTGGAGTTTGTCTGCCAGTTCCGAAATAAGTCTGTCAACTTGGTTAATGAGGTTGGATTGATATTTTGAATAAAATCTCCAATGGTCAACTGAACTGCCTCGATTGTTAGCATAGTCGTCCTTAACTCGCTTATGCCATTTTACAGATTTTGCAAAGTAGTCTTTGGGATAAATGTCGCCTTTACCTGCAAGCAAGGTGCCATTTGGGTCAAATACAAAAAGAATTCTATCATTAGGCAATTCGTAAACTAAGTCTTGTTTTATATAACCAGATGCATAGGTTTCCTTTGACTCTTTTGTGTATTCATCGTGAAGTCGTCCTTCAGACTTTATTAAGTCTTGGACTTGCTTCTTCGTCAGTCGCCTTTCGTTTAATGATTTGCGTTGTCCCATTGTTGTTGTTGTGTTGTTGCAAAGGTATTTTGTTAGGGTAATATTCTCAAAAGGAGTTTTATAGGATGAAGTTTTCTATCTACCCTGCTTATCATAAATCCTATTATAAGACTACTTGTATCTCACTGAAATAACTTTACACTAACCATTTAAATTTATGTAGGCGAACCGCTTTTTCTGATTTAACTATCTGTATTTTAGATAATTAATCTACATTCAATACATTAAGTCCTCCCGTTTCGTAAGACACAATTATACAGAAAATGCTCTGATGTAGTTGAAAAAGATGTTCGCCCGATTGAACACTTTTTGTCAAGCCCTATTACTTGGAAGGCAGGGCCTTCACATTTCACTCCCCTCCTATTAAATCTGACACAACACTTTCTACGCTTCGTCGGAATTTGCCGGCGTAGCACTCGCCCATCCGCTATTTTTGATTCAACAAACAGCCGAAAGCACCTAATTCAAACAAAAATTAACCGAAACTTAAAACCTTTATAACCATGAACACAACCTTCACCTCCGCCCCCGAACGCAATGAATTTTTAATGAAAATCGCCCGCCGTCGGGTGAAATTTCAAAAACACGCCATCGTTTATTTAATCGTTTGTTCTGTTATTTCGTTGCTGTGTCTGGTCTCAGGCGGCCGAGTACCCGTTGATTTGTGGTGGGCGTGGGGTATTGGCTTAGGGTTTCACGGCATCGGAGCTTACGGCCTGCTACTTGATGAGCAAAAAGCCACGGAAGAAGAATACCGAAAATTGCTCCGTCAGGAAAGAGAAAATTAAAAATCACTCACCATTATTAGTCAATCTCAAGGTAGAGTTGCCCCAAAACGGGGGATGAGTTTAGCTACAAACGTTAAACTCATCCCCCGTTTTCATGATGAAAAATGAAGAATAGGTTGCATTTGCTAATCATTTAGCCAACATTTGTATCTGTCAACACCTTGGTTTTGAAAAAGCGGCGGCTACCCAAAACAATGAAGAGAACGTTAGTAATTGGTGACATACACGGCGGGCTGAAGGCTTTGTTGCAAGCGCTTGGACGCGCAGAGATTCAACCCAGCGACACCCTTATCTTCTTGGGCGACTATGTAGATGGTTGGAGCGAATCCGCCCAAGTCATTACCTTTCTTATGGAACTAGCGACCACGCAAACCTGCCTTTTCATGAAAGGAAACCATGATATGTGGTGCGAAAACTGGCTTGACAGCGGCCTAGCACCCCACGTTTGGCTCATGCACGGCGGAAGCAGCACGGCGGAGAGTTACCGATACATGGATTTTCAAACCCGCCAAATCCATTTGTCATTTTTCAACCAATTGAAAAGTTATCACATCGACTCGCAAAATCGTCTGTTTGTGCACGCGGGTTTTGCTTCCATTCACGGCCCCGAAGATGAGCACGATGACAACAATTTTTTGTGGGACCGAACCCTCTGGGAAACCGCGCTCACAATAGAACGCCGGAACCAAAAGGACGAAGCCATGATTCCCAAACGCCTGAAACTTTTCAAAGAGATATTTATCGGTCATACGCCCACGCTCAATTATAACATAGATGTTCCGATGCACGCTGCCACGGTTTGGAACATCGACACGGGGGCCGCTTTTCACGGCAGACTTAGTATCATGGACATCGACACCAAGGAGTTTTGGCAAAGCGACGTCGTGCAAAGTTTATATCCCAACGAAAAAGGGCGAAACAATTAAGGATATAAAAATTTCATAATCAGACACTTACTTCATCAATTCCCGCAATACATCCAGCGACTTGATTTCGCCCAAACCTTCTAAATGGATTTTGAAGTAAAAAATAAGGGTATCCAATAATTGCCCACGCCGCTGCCGGTCCAACGACGCGGGGTAATCAAACGGCATCAGAATGAAATTCTGCGTGACTTCGCGGGTGGAAGCATCTAGCGCGTAAGGGTATAGATTTTCTTTGAGCTGCTGTTCCATTTCATGGACGGTTTCGGCCCCAAATCCCAGATAAAAGGCGTATTTAGCCAGAAACTGCAAGTGAAAATTCTCAAAATGTTGATCGGCTTCTTCGAGGTAGATAATCCCTTCCATCAAAAAATGGAAAAGCGGCTGATTGGCTTCTTCTTCACGCAG encodes:
- the recO gene encoding DNA repair protein RecO; this translates as MLHKTRGIVLNYIRYRETSIIVKIYTEDFGIQSYIVNGVRSAKSKTNRIALFQPLTLLDLVVYHKNKEQTIHRLSEVKCSLPFRSLPFDFIKSSIALFVTEMLVKTLREEEANQPLFHFLMEGIIYLEEADQHFENFHLQFLAKYAFYLGFGAETVHEMEQQLKENLYPYALDASTREVTQNFILMPFDYPASLDRQRRGQLLDTLIFYFKIHLEGLGEIKSLDVLRELMK
- a CDS encoding 2TM domain-containing protein; amino-acid sequence: MNTTFTSAPERNEFLMKIARRRVKFQKHAIVYLIVCSVISLLCLVSGGRVPVDLWWAWGIGLGFHGIGAYGLLLDEQKATEEEYRKLLRQEREN
- a CDS encoding colicin immunity domain-containing protein yields the protein MTEQKYKLLIDNYLNKGSSVEKFTNAFFQQWKHDRDNEIVHDSKFQRLIDRLFTSCDCYSENLQRPIEISETELRNEVGLLSHIWWG
- a CDS encoding metallophosphoesterase → MKRTLVIGDIHGGLKALLQALGRAEIQPSDTLIFLGDYVDGWSESAQVITFLMELATTQTCLFMKGNHDMWCENWLDSGLAPHVWLMHGGSSTAESYRYMDFQTRQIHLSFFNQLKSYHIDSQNRLFVHAGFASIHGPEDEHDDNNFLWDRTLWETALTIERRNQKDEAMIPKRLKLFKEIFIGHTPTLNYNIDVPMHAATVWNIDTGAAFHGRLSIMDIDTKEFWQSDVVQSLYPNEKGRNN